The region aatttgtccccccaaaatattttttttgtcctccctattatttttatatatattttgaccctcaaaaatatttttttgtcccccctattttttttatatatatattttggcccCTCATTCATTTTGAAAGACGAAAAATATTCTTGAttctactattattttttaaccaGATACCCAAaattagcttcttcttttttattacttgaTACTTGAACCAAGTCATATCACAAGCTAGCTAGGCTGCAGCGGTGCAGCAGTGAAGCACGTCTGCATTTAATACAAAGATGAAAGTTCACTCTTCCAAATTCCTTCATGGCGCCttcatccctctctctctctctgactcctTGTGACAGTGTGACTCTTAGTCTCTCTATGACTCTGTTTGTTGTTTATTGGACTAATCATTAATGGTAAACTAATGGACTAACAGTAACAAGCAAAACACGTTCTGCACTTCCGAGTTCCGCCCCTGTAAgaatcattcttcttcttcatttttcttcatttttttcaatactcaacttttctttttcctttttattttcttggtttgaAGTTTGAATCCAGTCAtccagaaaagagaaaaaacagaGGGAAGCAGAGAGaagcttttctttcttcattttttccttttttttttttctttttttttttttttttttttttttttttttccttttttggtttttatctTTCTTAAGCCGATGGATCATGGATGGTACTGGCTttcagttaaaaaataaaattatatgtatatactatatgtacTGAGTTATAATTTTAGGGCTCTTTactcttttgagttttttgtaTGTAGAATGTGATTATGATTTATATGGCCATGTGGGCCTTTCACCTTTGTATCTGTATATACTAAATTATTGATCTCACTGTTGTGCAATGTGGGATGGTGGGCCTTGGTTGCATGTATTGTTTGATGCTCAAGTCGTCCATTTGTTGCTTTGCTTCTTTTAAGTCTCTACAGACATTACACATTAAGCAATGGTCCAAATAAATCTCTTGTATATATTTGATCAAATATGTTTTGACTTTTAAATGGGTTTATCTTTTAGGCTTTGGATTCTGCAATATTGTTATGACTTGACTCTCatcattgttgttgttggggGTTTTGGGAGATCTTGTAAAGAGAAAGAGTCTACGCTCAAAGGTATAATTTTTCTTGGACCCTATAAATTGTGCTTAGTTTATTTAATAGTAGTTTATActattgtgtgtttgtgtgtttttttattgttagtggtaataaaaaaactataaaaaatatcACTTGTTAGTGGTAATAAGAACTATaataaaattctaataaaaatctTAACGTCTAGAAATTTTCCAGGTTAATTCTTGatccataaatttttcttaaagttaAGAAAAATATGGGCAAGCTAAAAACACTTGATTcgttctttaagaaaaaatataagagtcactcaaaagtcaatattaatACGCCTTTAGCAATGGAAATTGAAGCTTTAGTGGCTGATGAGCGCCCCTCCAAATGTCCAAGATTAATTCAGCCTGAAGAAATGGATGCTGCCACTTTCTAACGTGTTTTAGGATTACGTCcgcaaatatggaaatttttCGTAAACTTACAAGATGAAATGCGACGTGCTTATATTAACGCTGGTCCACGTCAACCCTTTCTTTCGGAATATCCATTTCAGGAGAGGGTAATAATCGTCGATGATTTCAAGTTTCTTGGTTCAACACATACTCAACTTGGTTAGAGTACTCGAAATCAAAGAATGCTATATTTTGTCTTAAATGCTATGTTTTTGCTAAGAAATCAACAGGCCGTCCAAGATCAGATGCATTTGTTGTGAAAGGCTTTAACAATTGGAAAAAGGCAAGCGACAAAATGAATAGTTCTTTAATGGGACACGTGGGGAAAGATCCAAATTCACCACATAAAAATGCTGTGAAATGTTGTGAGGATCTGATGAATCAGTCACAGCATATTGACAAGTTAGTTGAAAAACAAACATCACAAGAAACAGAGAATAATTGGTTGCGGCTCAAAGCCTCAGTAGATAGTGTTCAATGGCTAGCATTCCAAGCATGTGCCTCTAGAGGTCATGATGAAAAGCCTGACTCAAAAAATCAAGGTAACTTCATTGAATTGATAAAGCTCTTAGCAACTTATAATGATGATGTTTCTGGACTTGTCTTGGAAAATGCTCCAAAGAATGCGAAATATACATCACccaaaattcaaaaggaaattCTACATATCATTGCAAATAAAGTGTGGGATATGATTCGAAAAGAAATTGGGGATACCAAATTTTGCATTCTCATTGATGAAGCTCGAGATGAGTCAAAAAGGGAGCAAATGGCTATTATTCTGAGGTTTGTTGATAAATATggttttataagaaaatgatTCTTTCATGTTGTGCATGTCAATGATACTACTGCAACAACtttgaaaaagaatatatgTGCTATTTTTTCTCGTTACAACCTTCAAATTGAGAATATTCGAGGTCAGGGATATGATGGAGGTAGTAATATGCGTGATGAATGGAATGGGTTACAAGCTTTATTTTTGAGAGATTGTCCCTATGCATATTATGTGCATTGTATGGCTCATAAACTACAATTAGCTTTAGTTGCAGCATCTAGAGATCGAAGCTAAGCATATTCATTAGTTCTTTATTCAGTTGGCTTCTATTATCAATATTGTTGGTGGTTCTTCAAAACGCCATGATGAATTACAGGTTGTTCAAGCTGctgaaattgaaagtttgattgattctaaaaaaattaagactgGAAATGGGGCAAACCAAATTGGTACTTTGCAACGACCTGGAGATACTCGATGGTCATCGCATTATCCATCTATTTGTAGCTTGATAAAAATGTTTGGTTCAACTTGTTCAGTTCTCAACAATATCTCCAAGGAGGGAGCTAATTATTCTCAACGTGGTGATGTTGAAGCGGCTTACATGGTATTAACatcatttgaatttattttgatattgcATTTGATGAAAGATCTTATGGGACTCACTAATATGTTGTGTCAAACTTTGCAACAAAAATCTCTAGACATTTTAAATGCCATGACTCAAGTTTCAATTACACAATCACTCATtcaagagaggagagaagatgGGTGGGAGCCTTTGCTTGCTACTATTAAATCATTTTGTGAAGAAAATGATATTAATATTCCTGATATGAATGCTCATTATAATAGAGCTCGAGGTCGATCTCGTCGTCAAGATGAAAGGTCTCCAACAACAGTTGAGCATCATTTTAGAGTTGATATATTTACTGCTGCAATAGACTTTCAATTACAAGAATTGAAAAGTAGATTTGGTGAGCAAGTTGTAGAACTCCTCACTCTTAGTATTGCTTTAAGCCCTAAAGATGCATACAAATCATTTGAGATTGATGATATATGCAAATTAGCTGAGAAGTTTTATCCTAAAGATTTCAACGTGCAAGAAAGATTCTGTTTGAAGTTTCAATTGGAACATTATAAGCTTGATGTGCCAAAGCATTCAGATTTTCAAAATATGTCTACATTATCTGAGTTATGCATAAGATTGGCAAATTCGGGAAAGTCAAAGATCTATCCTTTGATTGACAGGTTGATTCATCTAGTGTTGACTTTCCCTGTTTCTACTGCGACTACAGAATGAGCTTTTTCTGCGATAAAACTTACAAAAACTAGATTGCGTAGTAGAATGGAAGATGAATTTCTTGCAAATCATATGGTAGtttatattgagaaagaaattgctGAGAATTTCACTTCAGAGATGATAAtagatgaattttattttatcagcGACCGTCGTCCAGCATAATTTGAAGGAGAAGTTATGTTCTTTTTTGGGatctttttttttacatgtctataaaaaaataggAAACTTGTGTATTCCAAAGGAAAGTTCTCTTGATGTTTTCTAAGATGATTTTGAAATAGACATATAACTTTTGCATGACTTACAATTTAATATGCAATTAAATTTAaggcttttatattttttattttacataaacaagTACAAACACACACAAAGCGAAAAACTACATGTATCTATTACTTATGTATGTAGTTACTTATTTATATAAGTCCGTCCCCCCTTTTCAAAAATCCTGGTACCGCCTCTGTTCAAGGTGGTGATGATCAAAACCTGAAGAAGATGTTCTCTCCTCAAGTTTGCCTGCTGATCTGCCCTCTGCAGACTTATCATGCAAACCTTCACCAAACTTCTCGTTCTTCCTAATCACTTCATCAATATGCACATCATCCTCAATTGACAATATCACAGCCTGAGATCCATGGGGCCCCTCTATGATAGCCTCCTCGACCTTCCTGTGTTCATTGAAGTGAATGATGTCGGTTTCTTCAAccgtcttcttctttcttctcttaatGCAACAAAAGACAGCAGCGGAAAGGAATGCAAGCTAGGAAGAAAAGACCTCCAAATGAGATGAACACTGACTATTACTGTGGGAATATTGTTGTCTGGGGACGGTGCAGGTGGCAGAGGGCGTACATGATCGAGGAGGTGGTGGAGCAAAAGGGTGAGATGGGGGTGGCAGTGGCGGTGACCTTGAGGGAGTGGGCAGCTGAAAAGGGTGGGGAGGTGGTGGTTGGAAAGTGTGGGGCGGTGGAGGGAAGTATTTGGTTTGCTATTTTTGTGATGATCGATTGCAAGTTTTTAGTGACTTGACTCCCATTCCAAGATTTGGGATTGGTTTGTTTGCATTGGAAAacacttctcaattttttttctttggcacaAGATACTGAGATTTGATAGGGATTCGGTAAACCTTATCATATCAATGATGACAATATATAGTACGTACGTTACCCAAATATCACAATGAATTAAAGCGAAAGGTCTATCGGTAGTAATAGAACTAGAAGGGAATGGCAAATGCCCTTGTTTGGCTTGCGGACAAATTTCGCAAACAGGATTATTTGAACAAGAAATGAAAGGAACATCCTTAGCTAAATTATTCAAGGTACGATAAGATAAGTGTCCAAGTCGGTAATGCCACAAATCAATGGAGTTTTTAGTGACAGTCAGGGCCGGCTCAAAGCCTAGGCGAGTTAGGCACTCGCCTAGGGCCCCCAATTTGataaggcccaaaaaaaaattataggcccaatttttttttttaatttaaggcccaaaatttttttagtaagatccaaaaaaaaattcataaaacttAAGGCCTctaaataagtaatttaaaaaatgacttaatttaataaggccccaatATAATAAGCCCATGATAACTTATCAAATAGAAACTTAATAGAAAATGATTAGTCTATTCAAAAGATTTAGatagaatattttgtttttatttacaaGTTGTTTAATTCAAAACCTAATAGAATGCAACTAGATAATGAAGGAACTAATGACTTGAAAAATCTTAGCGCTAAATTTAAAAGTAGTGAAATCTTagtgtttaattaatatattaataatatttatttattattttttttttttacttaaatttttttttaaggcccCATTTTAAAGTTTCGCCTAAGGCCCCAAAATACATTGAGCCGGCCCTGGTGACAGTCATTGCTGAGACCGCCCAGAAATAGTATAGCCCCTCATGAAAATTACCCTGTCCAATCGTCCTCTTCATTGACAGGTCTTGAAAAAAACATTGAGTCGAAGAGAAAGTCACTAGGCAATTATTAGGTTTTTTCTAGTTGACTAACAGATAAAAGGTTAAATTTGAATGATGGTATAAAGAAAACATTCTTAAGTTTAATAGTGGATGAAAGATGAACAGTTCCAATGTGTGTAATAGATGCGTTTGACCCATCTGGAAGTTCATGAACAAAAGATGGAGTTGGACATGTTTTATAAGAGGAAAACATAGATAAGGAGTGACACATGTGGTTAGTAGCTCCAGTATCAATAATCCACACCGAAGCAGAGTGAGCAATGAGGGCTATACCTACTAGAGAAACACTAGAATTGATGCTACCTGTGTGATCATCACGACCACAATGATCACAATGGTAGCGTGGCTTACGGTTGAGTTGGCCACCACGATTTGTGGGCTTGGTGATAAAGGCTGCAACATCTAGTGTTTGGGATAATGAAGAATGTatctcttgttgtttttcttcttgaCGAACAAGTGAATAAATTCTGGTTGTTCTTGGAAAAGGCTCCATGAGAAGTATTTGGCTACGAAGTGCAGCATATCGCTCATGAAGACCTTGTAAAAATTCCATCACCCTATCTTGTTGGAATTGATCCGTAATAATTTTCCCATGTCCACAGGTGCATGGTTGGATGACTACAAGAGAGTTGAGTTCATTCCATAGTGATTTGAGCTttgtaaaatatgcaaaaacaGACATGTTCTCTTGTTTGAGAGAAGAAATTGACTGCTTCAGCTGATAAATTTGTGGAGCATTGGATTGAGAGAATCGCTCTGAAAGATCCAACCAAATCTCCCTAGCAGTATCGGCATATAAAATACTACTACGAATCTCACCCGTAACAGAATTGAGAATCCACGAACAGACAAGATCATTGCATCTCTCCCATTGAGGGACTTCATTAGGTGAAATTGGCTTCATCAAGGTGCCATCCACAAAACCTAGTTTGTTTTTGGCATGTAAAGCCGTAGTAATAGCACGAAGCCAAGTGCCATAATTATCTACAGATAGAAGAAGAGCGCGCAACAAGCACCATGGTTGGGCTATCCGAGTGATGAACATAATGAGGACCATGCATTGACTAATCCTTGTGAATCATTACTCTCATATGAAGATGGTATTTCAGCCATTGCAGAATGAAAAGATAAATAAGAATGGGTGAGGAAGAAAATtgtagttgaaaaaaaattgcctaAGGCTCTGATACAAAGTTAAAATTTACACATGTTTGGAAATTGTTTCCTCGCATACCCATTTGATCGGTTTTccattatttaaataaaagtgtgagttaattacaacaaatgCAAAAGATAAACAGCCACCTACGTTAACACTAAGGTACACAAATGCAAGAGAATTAAATAATCCTACGTTTGGATATGTACAGCCACACGTACAGCCACCTATGTTTCAGTAATCAAGCATTTCATTTAAGTCTTCTTACAGTTCAATGCGTTTCAGTCCTTACTTCTTCAAGGCATGCATGCATTATGAGACTTGAACCTGCAAACCAGTTAACGTCAATACCGTCAATAATTCATAAATAACTATGTTCATTTACAGCACTAATTACAGTACTATAAAATAgtacccacccccccccccccccccccctcctaaATGTCTGAAGAAATtgggaaaactacaatttacccccCTAATATTTACACATAtttacaccaatttgcaattctggtaccaatgtttagattgcttcaattgcaccttagaaagtttcaaaaatttgcaatctacccccttccgtccaattgctccgtctgatgagacggaaGTCACACCATGTGCGCGGCACATGCATATTTTGGTCTAGACTTgccaaaaatacccttatttaaACGGCAGCGTTTCTCattcaaattcttttatattgaaaaacGGTGCCGGACcaaaaattcccaaaaaaaaaaaaaaaaaaaaaaaaaacagaacaccAAAAAACTCAACTCCACGTCGTCGTCTTCTTCGCAGAGGACCGCCATGCGCTCCTGAGCATGCTTCACACGTCTGTTCATCTCTCAGTCTTTTGCTGACACTTCTGCCTCCATTGTCGACCTTCCCTTCCCTTGAAACGTGGCTAGTTGCATGTACCATTTTCATGCCACCGCTTTTCTCTGGACCTTTTCAAATCTTTATTTACGCGTCAGAAAGCTTTTTACACCTCCGCAAAACTTCACCACATTTCTGATCTTCTCCTGCACGTTGCACCCATTCTCTGGACCTTCAAACCACGACACTCCTCTCCTTCCTTTATTTAAGCAATCATTCTCGCCGTTCAGGACGTCAGCAACGAGTTAAATTTTCAGAGATACTCGAGCTTCAAAGTTGTTCAACTCAAGAGGTAGTTTCAGAGCCCTCTttcctattattttatttagcctttattaatgttttttctCTCCATCACTCGCagaagaccttttttttttttttttttttttgtcttcttccctttcttcttcttttttctgccTCTTTCTTGTTGTTATTTTTCATACCTGAAGGAAGTCAGAGAGGCAAGAGGGAGAGGGAGTAACCgaaaggcagagagagagagtaagagaAAGTGGGGGAGGAAGAGACCCAGCCGGTGGGCTGGCCACCGGACTGGGCGGAAGACGCCGCCGGGCCCAGAGGCCACGGCCCCGCACCGGCGACGCCACCGGAGAGCGTTTTCCGGCGACTTCTGGGTCCCTATAGTATAGAAAATCCGTCCCCTGTGAGTATTgatttatgggtttttgattTTCTAGGTTTAGGATGGAAAATTTAGGAGGAaaattttctgattttattGAAGGATTTTCGGTGAAGAAGAGAGAAACTATCGGGTATTGAAATTTCTGAACTTTTTCTGAAGAAAAACCGTAGGGGTGTAGAAGAATTCACTGGGTAGACTTTCGGGTAAGAGTTCTCTTGAGATTTAATTTTTGGTatgattttcttttgatttgggttgattATTTCTGGAATGGAGAAGATTTTCTGGGTACCGTGATTTTGGGGGTTAAACCATATGGGTGTGAAATCAAAAAATTCCAGATTGTTTTTCAGGTAGAGGAACCGGTGGCATGAAGGTTCTGCTTTAAGGAATCAAGAGAATGAAAGCTGCCATTTTCTCTAACAAAGCCTCGGCCATCGTCAGAGTCGGTGAGTTGAAAGAGACTGAAAGTTTTCTTGTATTGTGTTACAaaaattctttccaaattcaagAAGGTGTAGCACAGATTCTTTCCATAGCCAAAGGCAACAGCAGAAGCTAGACCAACGGAAGAAGACGACGACGTGGAATTGGTGGAAAGCACCGGACGATAGTGGTTTTTTTCATTTACATGGAATGCTAGGTTTCATTTTACATGAGGGTATTTTTGTCCCATTTTTTGGCTATAAGTCACGTGAGGCGCACGTGACTGCATTTCCGTCTCATCAAacggagcaattggacggaaggggatggattgcaaatttttgtaactttcttgggtacaattgaagcaatctaaacattgatACTAGgattgcaaattggtgtaaacattaggggggtaaattgcagttttcccaagaaatttttttttacagatatctgaagaaaaaaaattacattaaaaagaaaaaaaaaatcttgatgtTGATGCTGATGCTCGCCCCCTACtgataatagaagaaaaaaaaaatgcatgaaaaaccaaccatcaaagaaaattttatcacaaaaaaaaaaacaaccattaAATGCGCGCTTAGGAAGAGTAACGGAACaattttgtggaaaaaaaaaattatatttatctcTCCATCTTTGGAAACTTTAGAACTCCTACATAAAAAAACCAACCATCTCCGCCTCTTCCTCGACAATCTCTCGCATCGTAAgccttctactttttttttttttcttttctattacttAGCTGAGAGTGACTGTGAGACAATGGTTGTTGAGTTGTTCTCTTTCTTCATTTGCTTTTCAGTTTTCAGGATAAGGATGAAAATCTGTGGTTGACAGGTTGTctttattttgcttttcaaaattttatttatttattttttagatactTTTCAGAATTTCAGTCATTGCAAGTTGCAACGTGACTTGTCAACGTGGGCCACAACTAAAAGAAGTGATAAACTGAGGgaaattttattcaataatttCCAAGTAACCAATTACATCAATATATACTAGTCTGTATAGAAACAGAGAAAggaaaactataattctaatTTACAGTCAAATCAGAATTGATAcatgtaattgattataatgaAATTATCTCCTCCAGCTttctttccttgtgagtgcaaCGGCTATACTTTTGTATACTTGAAGAGCACGGCAGGCAATGTGTCAAATGTATCCATGGCGAGTTTCCTTTGATATCATGCCTTTGTGATCTGTCATTGTGATCTGATTGCATCAATGTTGAATGCATTTGATTGCACATATCTCGGTTCCCTTTCTTCCCTTTTGTGGTGTGTGTCGCAACATGATATGCTGCATAATTGGTGGTTGTGATGTCTGCAGCATTGGCAGCTGTGATGTCTGCAGTATCGACAGTTGGCTGATTGTCTCCATGCAAGTCTTGAGACTTTCCTTTGCTGGCAGTGTTTGATATTGCAGCATTGATGGCTGCAATATCAGTAGATGCAGCTTGAGACTTTCCTTTGCTGGCAGTTGCCTTTGGTGCCATGTGTGCTGCCTCAATGGCAGTGGCTTGGGCTGTTTCTGTGACAGCTGCATCCATAGGTTTAACATCCCCCCGCAAGCTGATAGGGGAAGGATGCACCTTCAGCTTGGACTTAAGAGAGTAGAACCGGGTTGTAGGAAGGCCCTTAGTGAACACATCAGCAAGTTGGTCATCTGTGGAGATATAGGCAATTGAGATGTCTTTATTGAGGACTTTCTCACGCACAAATTGATAGTCTACTTCAATATGCTTTGTGCGAGCATGGTAGACAGGATTTGAGGTCAAAGCAAGGGCACTAACATTATCACACCAGATGATGG is a window of Alnus glutinosa chromosome 4, dhAlnGlut1.1, whole genome shotgun sequence DNA encoding:
- the LOC133866168 gene encoding uncharacterized protein LOC133866168, which codes for MDHGWLWILQYCYDLTLIIVVVGGFGRSCKEKESTLKGRPRSDAFVVKGFNNWKKASDKMNSSLMGHVGKDPNSPHKNAVKCCEDLMNQSQHIDKLVEKQTSQETENNWLRLKASVDSVQWLAFQACASRGHDEKPDSKNQGNFIELIKLLATYNDDVSGLVLENAPKNAKYTSPKIQKEILHIIANKVWDMIRKEIGDTKFCILIDEARDESKREQMAIILRDMMELASIINIVGGSSKRHDELQVVQAAEIESLIDSKKIKTGNGANQIGTLQRPGDTRWSSHYPSICSLIKMFGSTCSVLNNISKEGANYSQRGDVEAAYMVLTSFEFILILHLMKDLMGLTNMLCQTLQQKSLDILNAMTQVSITQSLIQERREDGWEPLLATIKSFCEENDINIPDMNAHYNRARGRSRRQDERSPTTVEHHFRVDIFTAAIDFQLQELKSRFGEQVVELLTLSIALSPKDAYKSFEIDDICKLAEKFYPKDFNVQERFCLKFQLEHYKLDVPKHSDFQNMSTLSELCIRLANSGKSKIYPLIDRLIHLVLTFPVSTATTE